agcccATCTCTCCCTCATACCCCTCTCTTCTCGCCCCCACAGCCTGAGGCCAGAACGGAGGAGCGGGCGCTGTGTCGGGTGGTGGAACATAAGTCTATTGAGTCTTCCATCACTGCACTCAGGGATGCACACGCTGACTGGACTGATGACCTGCCACACATCAtcaaggtacagagagagagagagagagagagcaactccATATAAAATGTGTCGCTTATCTGACTTGCgtataaatatatgaaattagTTTACTGTTCCTTAAAATTTCAGAATATTTATGTTAAAATTGTTTTGATATGTGTATATAATTTCTGTGATCTTATTTGAGTGTCACAGGAGATGAACAtgtaattattttctcttctggccttttgttctattttctttgttggAGCAACgtgtagtgggctttttttgttgttgttattgttctttgcccttgagctgcctccctacaaaaaaaaaaaaaaaaaaaaaaaaaaaagccgcatGCACATTCTCAACATTCCGTATCTGCCAATGGCTAAGCTGCCTGTTATAGTATTCAGACTATGATAACTAGCATTCTCCTCCGTTCACACAGGGCTTGGGCATCAGACACAGGGAGAAGAAGCTACAGAGGCTCAAGCGGGTGGGCAAGCTGGACGCCTACCtaaagaaggaacaaaagaacaTGAAGCTGCTGCAGGAACTGACTGGCATAGACCTCAAGATTGGAGAGacggaggtaaagaagaagaagaagaagagtggaggagcgAGCagtaagagtaggaagaggaagagagatcagAGCATGGACGAGGAAGCAAAGAAGGTGAtaaagaagattaggaagagtaagaaggagaaggaagagaaaggggatgatgaggatgatgaggctGGGAGTGAAGATGAGGGTATGGGAAGAAGCAATAGTGATAGTGAGGATAATAGTGAGTCAGAAAGTGAGAAACTAGTGATAGATGAAGACATGAAGCAGGAAAGTGATAGTGAAAATGAGGATATGGAGACAGAGGacagtgaagatgatgatgacgaagatgacgATAGTGAAGACTTTagtgaggaagacgaagatgcCCTGAGTGATGAAAATGACCCAGATGATAGTGACCTGACCTCCTCTTTAGTCACCCccgaaaaagagataaagaagaaaacggagctaaaaatagaaaacgggggaaaggaaaagaagaaaacggaagatgacgagacgaaggaggaactaaaaacgaagaaaatgggaataaaagaaaaagtagaaagggaaaacaagTCGAACGAGaacatgaaaaataagaaaaacatgaacggaaggaagaaaaagatgatggaaaaggagaaaaacgaggaaagtggaaaaacaaaagatgcagaaaaggaaaaaaaggaaaacaagaacacgaaaaatcaaaaaaacaaaaacgcaaagaaaatgatggaaaacgGAAACCGAAAAactgaaaacgaaggaaagaagaagggaaagaaggtcaCAATCAAGGCCATCAAAGCCGCCAAGGTCAAACAGCTCGACCTTGACCAGATAACGAAGTCGGGTCAAATCGGGAAGCTTGATGAACTGGACGAGAACGGGACCGataaagatggtggtgatgaggatgatgatttcTTCGAGCAAGGagcgaagaaaaagggaaaaagcagCTTCTTCATTGGAGGTgcagatgaagatgatggtgatgaagatggtgatgaagatggtgatgtgGATACTAGCAAATACTTCAAGAGCAATTTGtttagaaaaagaggaggaagaggaagaggaagaggaagaggagaaggaggtttcggaagaggaagaggaggaggaggtttcggaagaggaagaggaggaggaagagggcggaaCCAAGATCGctctgatggaagaggaagaggaggatggaagcaaAATTATaatgatggagaaagaagaaatgggttTAACAACaacagtgaagaaggaggagaagaaggaggaggaggagaaggaagaggaggaagaggaagaggaaggaatggtttCAATGATAGGAGGGGTGGAGgtagaggaattggaggaggaggaggaatatcacCTGGAAAATGGtttggagataaaaaagaagaaggaggagaaggtgaaggaggagacagaagaggaagaggaggagggttcggagacagaagaggaggacgtggaggaagagatcgagggggaagaggaggaggacgctttggagacagaagaggaggaggtggaggaagaggaggaagatttggacaaggaagaggaggaagaggaagaggaggaccaagTCATGTGTAAGTAACCAAATTTCTCTTCAAGTTTCCCCTAAAAAATAATTGTATGGTCAggtttgagagagagggagagagaataagttattttatatattcatttagtTTTTTTCCTCACATTCCCTTAACAGTTATATATTTAAGATTGTGTAGTTTTTTCATTCAAGATTAGATTATACATTACATTTTCCAGTCATTAAATTTTTCACTCAAGATCAGGTTCAAGATTAGATTGTCAAACTCCATTCATCTAAATTTCGCTGAACCCAAAACCTCGAGTCTGAATTCTTGAAGGAAGGAATCATAAAACAACCTCTTCCAAAGTCTTAacaagtgtgggtgtgtgagcccccaaATGTCtgagaagtcttgtcaaactatcactaggctcagaacactacccatggatatactaactcaacctctaccaaagccttaacaagtgtgggtgtgtgtgcccccaaatgtctgagaatatggacctCACTTGCATCAGAACACATTGTCACACTTTCTTCACCCTTCACATAATTTTGTACTgtactgacctgacctgacctcttgcAGGGACTCAAGGAACCCCAACTTCATACCTTTGACCAATGGTGGCAACACAATGCCAACATCCAGCCCAGGTAAgcttaaggaaggggaaggggggtggtagggggaaggaatgggggaatGTTACCACTAGCAAACAGCTGTTAAGACTAACATATTCCTGTAAGCCTTAACATTTTTCTGTTAAGCGCTAACAGATATTCACAAAGCTTGTTAAGGCCTTAACAGCACTGTTAGGGTAACAGCAGCAGGGAGCACTTTTGCTGCTTAGCAAACAGCTGTTAGCAGGATGGCTTACGTTCTTATTGTAACTCCTCCCTTATTTGTtgaccatttttcttcattcaaaaagcattttaatcaggaaAGATAGGAGATTAAGGCTTGCACGGATACATAGATGTGTTTGTTGGATttacaaaaaaaattatgatatagTTCCTCACGGATAGATACAATGTGTTAGTGAATGCTAAAAAGGTTTCCGTTTTCGTCTGTAGCAGCGCGAGAGAAGTTTCATGAGAGACAAAAGAATACCTAAGATAAAAACAAGTTGAAAACATTTATTGCAGCCAGAAATTCTGCGGAAACTCATGACAGGACTCAGGTGGTGaatatatttttcgtttttttattaatattgacATTGAAATCAACAGATTAATGCATATTAACACTTGAGATTGTCGAGAGTATAGTACAGTTGGTGCCCCCGAGCCGAAACTTAACAAACAGCTGTTTGTTA
The Eriocheir sinensis breed Jianghai 21 chromosome 60, ASM2467909v1, whole genome shotgun sequence genome window above contains:
- the LOC126985954 gene encoding uncharacterized protein LOC126985954; translated protein: MGEETRPPLTKLALNNFVVQKRPMARQARTHTINGLVQHARRLRLKAEQDPCRRPKLEAKADRLVKEVLFLKTVPPDEMMKFALLNKRSFNTVVSNPEARTEERALCRVVEHKSIESSITALRDAHADWTDDLPHIIKGLGIRHREKKLQRLKRVGKLDAYLKKEQKNMKLLQELTGIDLKIGETEVKKKKKKSGGASSKSRKRKRDQSMDEEAKKVIKKIRKSKKEKEEKGDDEDDEAGSEDEGMGRSNSDSEDNSESESEKLVIDEDMKQESDSENEDMETEDSEDDDDEDDDSEDFSEEDEDALSDENDPDDSDLTSSLVTPEKEIKKKTELKIENGGKEKKKTEDDETKEELKTKKMGIKEKVERENKSNENMKNKKNMNGRKKKMMEKEKNEESGKTKDAEKEKKENKNTKNQKNKNAKKMMENGNRKTENEGKKKGKKVTIKAIKAAKVKQLDLDQITKSGQIGKLDELDENGTDKDGGDEDDDFFEQGAKKKGKSSFFIGGADEDDGDEDGDEDGDVDTSKYFKSNLFRKRGGRGRGRGRGEGGFGRGRGGGGFGRGRGGGRGRNQDRSDGRGRGGWKQNYNDGERRNGFNNNSEEGGEEGGGGEGRGGRGRGRNGFNDRRGGGRGIGGGGGISPGKWFGDKKEEGGEGEGGDRRGRGGGFGDRRGGRGGRDRGGRGGGRFGDRRGGGGGRGGRFGQGRGGRGRGGPSHVDSRNPNFIPLTNGGNTMPTSSPAATSSPPISLLHPSWMAKMKERQQTTAINAFQGKRMVFD